The proteins below are encoded in one region of Metabacillus dongyingensis:
- a CDS encoding DsbA family oxidoreductase, with product MTLKIKAYSDFICPFCFLGKGPLDEIIKEKDVEVEWMPFELRPSPAPKIDPWKEADKLGSWDSFILPASKQLGVEMLLPRLSPHPYTHLAFEGCQFAKDHGKGNEFHHRVFTAFFQEEQDIEDVEVLTILAGEVGLPKEDFRDALVKRKYREVHQEALRHAYEDARITAVPTFIIGDEVIQGLASKERLAQVIDKELDKKHLLSIDGLQCDLNGDC from the coding sequence ATGACATTAAAAATTAAAGCTTATTCAGATTTTATTTGTCCGTTTTGTTTTTTAGGGAAGGGACCTTTGGATGAAATAATTAAGGAAAAGGATGTGGAGGTAGAATGGATGCCTTTTGAACTGCGTCCAAGTCCTGCTCCAAAAATTGATCCTTGGAAAGAAGCAGATAAATTAGGTTCCTGGGACTCCTTTATTTTGCCTGCATCAAAGCAGCTCGGCGTTGAGATGCTCTTGCCGCGCCTTTCTCCCCATCCATATACCCATTTAGCTTTTGAGGGATGCCAGTTTGCAAAGGATCATGGAAAAGGAAATGAATTTCACCATAGAGTATTCACTGCATTTTTCCAGGAAGAACAAGACATTGAGGATGTAGAAGTATTAACAATATTAGCTGGTGAAGTTGGCCTGCCTAAGGAAGATTTCAGAGACGCTCTGGTAAAACGCAAATATCGAGAGGTTCATCAGGAGGCTCTGAGACATGCTTATGAAGATGCTCGGATTACAGCCGTTCCTACATTTATTATTGGGGACGAAGTGATTCAGGGATTGGCAAGCAAAGAAAGACTGGCACAAGTCATTGATAAGGAATTAGATAAAAAGCACTTACTTTCCATAGATGGTTTGCAGTGTGATCTTAATGGCGATTGCTAA
- a CDS encoding Rrf2 family transcriptional regulator, which produces MKISSRFTIAVHILTLIKQNPPSDCTSEFMAGSVNTNPVIIRKILSYLKKAGLVEVRRGAGGAYLLKELHDITLLEVYRAVQVVEEDKLFHFHEKPNPDCPIGANIQSVLELILVQAQEAMEQVLESITMDQLFTTLQNQIQSEKKV; this is translated from the coding sequence ATTAAAATAAGCAGCCGATTTACGATTGCTGTTCATATTTTAACTCTAATAAAGCAAAATCCGCCTTCTGATTGTACTTCTGAATTTATGGCTGGGAGTGTAAACACGAACCCAGTGATCATAAGAAAAATATTGTCCTATCTGAAAAAGGCAGGACTTGTGGAAGTGCGGCGCGGAGCCGGTGGAGCTTATTTGCTGAAAGAATTGCATGACATCACATTACTCGAGGTTTATCGTGCAGTTCAAGTAGTTGAAGAAGATAAGCTGTTTCATTTTCATGAAAAGCCAAATCCGGATTGTCCAATAGGTGCAAATATTCAGAGCGTGCTGGAGCTTATTCTTGTTCAAGCACAGGAAGCTATGGAACAAGTATTAGAAAGCATCACGATGGACCAGCTGTTTACAACACTGCAAAATCAAATACAAAGTGAAAAGAAAGTATAG